In one Deinococcus psychrotolerans genomic region, the following are encoded:
- a CDS encoding alpha/beta fold hydrolase, with protein MTSWPIQEGVFSLGDLEVERGGVIRDAQLTWQTHGTLNAAKDNLIVYPCSYTATHSSQNWLIGPDGILDPEQYFIVIPDMFSNGLSSGAANTPDYPELVTVRDNVLAQMRLLREVFGTEQVAAVYGFSMGAMQAYHWAAIFPELVQRAIVVCGSARTAIHNKVFLSGLLRTLEAAPEYQGRGQFSAPPRAALKAFGHIYAAWGLSQDFYRAELFSSVLGAPDLETYLKTDWETGFGACEAANLYAQAMTWTHGDISADPRYGGDLAAALSAIDAKVLLLPSETDLYFRVADNAAELPHLKAGELRPIPSIWGHRAGSPAGLPAELAFVKSAVRDWLSR; from the coding sequence ATGACCTCCTGGCCTATTCAAGAAGGCGTCTTCTCACTGGGTGATCTGGAGGTCGAGCGCGGCGGCGTGATTCGTGACGCCCAACTCACTTGGCAGACCCACGGCACCCTCAACGCGGCCAAAGACAACTTGATCGTCTATCCGTGCAGCTACACCGCCACCCACAGCAGCCAGAACTGGCTGATCGGCCCGGACGGGATTCTCGACCCAGAGCAGTATTTCATCGTCATCCCCGACATGTTCTCCAACGGCTTGTCGTCGGGCGCGGCCAATACGCCGGACTACCCCGAACTGGTCACGGTGCGCGACAACGTGCTGGCCCAGATGCGGCTGCTGCGCGAGGTGTTCGGCACCGAACAGGTGGCCGCCGTCTACGGCTTTTCGATGGGCGCGATGCAGGCCTACCACTGGGCCGCGATTTTCCCTGAACTGGTGCAGCGGGCTATCGTCGTCTGCGGCAGTGCCCGCACGGCCATTCACAACAAGGTCTTTTTGTCTGGCCTGCTGCGAACCCTAGAGGCCGCACCGGAATATCAGGGACGCGGCCAGTTCTCGGCCCCTCCACGAGCGGCACTAAAAGCCTTCGGGCATATTTACGCCGCTTGGGGGCTGAGTCAGGATTTCTACCGCGCCGAGCTGTTTTCTTCGGTGCTGGGCGCACCCGATTTGGAAACGTACCTGAAAACCGATTGGGAAACGGGCTTCGGGGCGTGTGAGGCGGCCAATCTCTATGCTCAGGCCATGACCTGGACACACGGAGACATCAGCGCCGACCCGCGCTACGGCGGTGATCTGGCGGCGGCGCTGTCGGCCATTGACGCCAAAGTGCTGCTGCTCCCCAGCGAAACAGATCTGTATTTCCGGGTGGCCGACAATGCTGCCGAGTTGCCGCACCTTAAGGCGGGCGAATTGCGTCCCATTCCCAGCATCTGGGGCCACCGAGCGGGTAGTCCGGCGGGCCTACCCGCTGAGCTGGCCTTTGTGAAATCGGCGGTTCGTGACTGGCTCTCCCGCTAG
- a CDS encoding SDR family NAD(P)-dependent oxidoreductase, producing the protein MSPQISTDAPGTSASDQLTGRVVLVTGAASGIGRAIALAAAQAGARVVVSDLQPEGEQTARAIVDAGGEAFFVPCDVADAQAVEHLVAETVNHFGQLDVLVNNAGISGGAQLAHQLEVDAWDRVIAVNLRGPFLCARAALPHLIAARGAIVNIASTYGLIGAPLAAAYCASKGGLINLTRQLAVDYGPQQVRVNAVCPGYIDTDMGGGRARLGPAGQAAAQTRREANAARQPLGRQAQAVEVARVVVFLASGAASFMTGSVVTVDGGCTATFNHGS; encoded by the coding sequence ATGTCGCCTCAAATTTCTACGGACGCACCCGGCACATCGGCTTCCGACCAACTGACCGGGCGGGTGGTTCTCGTCACTGGCGCGGCCAGCGGCATCGGACGGGCGATTGCCCTCGCGGCGGCGCAGGCAGGCGCGAGGGTGGTCGTGTCCGACCTTCAGCCGGAAGGTGAGCAGACGGCGCGGGCCATCGTGGACGCGGGCGGCGAAGCCTTTTTCGTGCCCTGCGACGTGGCCGATGCGCAGGCTGTGGAGCACTTGGTGGCGGAAACCGTGAATCACTTTGGGCAGCTCGACGTGCTGGTCAACAATGCCGGAATCTCGGGCGGCGCTCAGTTGGCCCATCAGCTTGAGGTGGACGCTTGGGACCGGGTGATCGCCGTCAATCTGCGCGGGCCTTTTTTGTGTGCCCGCGCCGCTCTGCCGCACCTGATCGCTGCGCGTGGAGCCATCGTCAACATCGCCTCGACCTACGGCCTGATCGGCGCACCTCTCGCCGCCGCCTACTGTGCCTCGAAAGGTGGGCTGATCAACCTGACCCGGCAACTGGCGGTTGATTACGGCCCTCAGCAGGTGCGTGTCAACGCCGTTTGTCCGGGTTACATCGACACCGACATGGGCGGCGGGCGTGCCCGGCTTGGCCCCGCAGGGCAAGCGGCAGCCCAGACCCGGCGCGAAGCCAACGCCGCCCGGCAACCGCTGGGCCGTCAGGCACAGGCCGTAGAAGTGGCGCGGGTGGTGGTGTTCTTGGCGTCTGGAGCGGCCTCGTTCATGACTGGCTCGGTGGTCACCGTGGACGGCGGCTGCACCGCCACCTTCAATCACGGTTCCTAG